One stretch of Cellulomonas wangsupingiae DNA includes these proteins:
- a CDS encoding NHL domain-containing thioredoxin family protein: MSAVTSTSTPRLPRVRASELVGRGWLNTGGKDVTLADLRGKVVVLDFWTFCCINCLHVLDELREIEARHRDVLVIIGVHSPKFVHEADPVALAAAVERYEVHHPVLDDPELVTWQAFTARAWPTLVVIDPEGYVVAQMAGEGHAHAVESLVGELVAEHEAKGTLHRGDGPYVAPQPQPTTLRFPADALELPGGTFLVADAGHHALTEVAADGETLVRRIGSGDRGLVDGGPGDARLSEPNGLCLVPDELRETLGYDVLVADTVNHALRGVRLADGHVTTVAGTGEQYMVGAVDNVVGGATETGVGDRWDARQVKLSSPWDVAWSPELAAFVVAMAGHHTLWAFDAVQGTITHLAGTMNEGLVDGAPADAWFAQPSRLSRAADGRLWLADAETSALRWFDPADGGTRTAVGTGLFDFGHRDGPAGQALFQHPLGVAALPDGSVLVADTYNGALRRWVPGEDGGAVSTLATDLAEPSALVLPAGDPDHVVVVESAAHRLTRVPLPAGAGSQVDGGAHRTQRPVTELGTDVALEVVFHPAAGQKLDDRWGPSTSLQVAATPPGLLLDGTGGDVALTRTLRLDPAVGEGVLHVTARAASCDADPAIEHPACHLAAQDWGVPVRVVDGAAAALVLPLHG; encoded by the coding sequence ATGTCGGCCGTGACGTCGACCAGCACCCCCCGCCTGCCCCGCGTCCGCGCCTCCGAGCTGGTCGGGCGCGGCTGGCTCAACACCGGCGGCAAGGACGTGACCCTCGCCGACCTGCGCGGCAAGGTCGTCGTCCTCGACTTCTGGACGTTCTGCTGCATCAACTGCCTGCACGTCCTGGACGAGCTGCGGGAGATCGAGGCACGGCACCGCGACGTGCTCGTCATCATCGGCGTGCACTCGCCCAAGTTCGTCCACGAGGCCGACCCGGTGGCGCTCGCGGCCGCGGTCGAGCGGTACGAGGTGCACCACCCGGTGCTCGACGACCCCGAGCTGGTGACGTGGCAGGCGTTCACGGCCCGCGCGTGGCCGACGCTCGTCGTCATCGACCCCGAGGGGTACGTCGTCGCGCAGATGGCCGGCGAGGGCCACGCGCACGCGGTCGAGTCGCTCGTGGGCGAGCTCGTGGCCGAGCACGAGGCGAAGGGCACGCTGCACCGCGGCGACGGCCCGTACGTCGCGCCGCAGCCGCAGCCGACGACCCTGCGGTTCCCCGCCGACGCGCTCGAGCTGCCGGGCGGCACGTTCCTCGTCGCCGACGCCGGGCACCACGCGCTCACCGAGGTCGCGGCCGACGGCGAGACGCTCGTGCGGCGCATCGGGTCGGGGGACCGCGGCCTGGTCGACGGCGGCCCCGGCGACGCGCGCCTCAGCGAGCCGAACGGCCTGTGCCTCGTCCCCGACGAGCTGCGGGAGACGCTCGGGTACGACGTGCTCGTCGCGGACACCGTCAACCACGCGCTGCGCGGCGTGCGGCTGGCCGACGGCCACGTGACGACGGTCGCCGGCACGGGCGAGCAGTACATGGTGGGTGCCGTCGACAACGTCGTCGGCGGTGCGACCGAGACCGGCGTCGGCGACCGGTGGGACGCGCGGCAGGTCAAGCTGTCGTCACCGTGGGACGTCGCGTGGTCGCCCGAGCTCGCGGCGTTCGTCGTCGCCATGGCCGGCCACCACACGCTGTGGGCGTTCGACGCCGTGCAGGGGACGATCACGCACCTGGCCGGGACGATGAACGAGGGCCTGGTCGACGGCGCGCCCGCCGACGCCTGGTTCGCGCAGCCGTCGCGGCTGTCGCGCGCGGCGGACGGCCGCCTGTGGCTGGCCGACGCGGAGACGTCGGCGCTGCGGTGGTTCGACCCCGCGGACGGAGGCACACGCACCGCCGTCGGGACGGGCCTGTTCGACTTCGGCCACCGCGACGGGCCCGCCGGCCAGGCGCTGTTCCAGCACCCGCTGGGCGTCGCCGCGCTGCCCGACGGGTCGGTGCTGGTCGCGGACACCTACAACGGTGCGCTGCGCCGCTGGGTCCCCGGGGAGGACGGCGGCGCGGTCTCGACGCTCGCGACGGACCTCGCCGAGCCCAGCGCCCTGGTGCTCCCGGCGGGCGACCCGGACCACGTGGTCGTCGTCGAGTCGGCCGCGCACCGGCTCACGCGCGTGCCGTTGCCCGCGGGTGCGGGCTCCCAGGTCGACGGCGGTGCGCACCGCACGCAGCGCCCGGTGACCGAGCTCGGCACCGACGTCGCGCTCGAGGTCGTCTTCCACCCGGCCGCGGGGCAGAAGCTCGACGACCGGTGGGGCCCGTCGACGTCCCTGCAGGTCGCGGCCACGCCGCCGGGACTGCTGCTCGACGGCACCGGCGGCGACGTCGCGCTCACGCGGACGCTGCGCCTGGACCCGGCGGTCGGCGAGGGCGTCCTGCACGTCACCGCGCGGGCCGCGAGCTGCGACGCCGACCCCGCGATCGAGCATCCGGCGTGCCACCTCGCGGCGCAGGACTGGGGCGTGCCGGTGCGCGTCGTCGACGGCGCCGCCGCCGCCCTCGTGCTGCCGCTGCACGGCTGA
- a CDS encoding GGDEF domain-containing protein, giving the protein MMGNVTRRGTTAKGAHRGGLSAADLGGVRGLAIAAHRLDACRRIDEVVEAAAQAAVDVLGADACAVARISQETCRVVHLEPPSNDPRWHQFLSTTYRADERPALRALLRNRESWVAHAFDAHGRSVRPGDTTAGDRVEVELLREVGAASALTSPVVVNDAVWGQVTVVRDFDSPLFHADDVATAEVLAALAAGAIARVDLEQQMRHIIADDPLTGLANRRTADQAAETALASGRETCVVMCDVDGLKRVNDELGHDAGDDLLRAVADVLRRAADAIPGATAARIGGDEFCLVTVDQPRETVATTMATTVAKFPLPHGAAISYGIASTAVMGSVEARHLFRRADQAQYQAKRRRARARARTMPAIADPVQAVGRLTAGGAVAIGAAAPAVVPRLCAFAAAATETLGGDSWAVRERMPGSQTFTTVARGGSPADASETRMLTLERDVWVVEVAVAAAASTGRQVLTALRALVAIAVDDVSA; this is encoded by the coding sequence ATGATGGGCAACGTGACGCGCAGGGGCACGACCGCCAAGGGTGCGCACCGGGGTGGCCTGTCGGCCGCCGACCTCGGTGGCGTGCGCGGCCTCGCCATCGCCGCCCACCGGCTCGACGCCTGCCGCAGGATCGACGAGGTCGTCGAGGCGGCCGCCCAGGCGGCGGTCGACGTGCTCGGCGCCGACGCGTGCGCCGTCGCCCGCATCTCCCAGGAGACGTGCCGCGTCGTCCACCTCGAACCCCCCAGCAACGACCCGCGCTGGCACCAGTTCCTCAGCACGACGTACCGCGCCGACGAGCGACCGGCCCTGCGTGCGCTGCTGCGCAACCGCGAGAGCTGGGTCGCCCACGCGTTCGACGCGCACGGCCGCTCCGTGCGTCCCGGGGACACGACCGCGGGAGACCGCGTGGAGGTCGAGCTGCTGCGCGAGGTCGGGGCGGCGTCCGCCCTCACGTCGCCCGTCGTCGTGAACGACGCCGTCTGGGGCCAGGTCACCGTGGTGCGGGACTTCGACTCCCCCCTGTTCCACGCGGACGACGTGGCGACCGCCGAGGTGCTGGCCGCTCTCGCCGCCGGCGCCATCGCCCGCGTCGACCTCGAGCAGCAGATGCGCCACATCATCGCGGACGACCCGCTCACCGGTCTGGCGAACCGTCGCACCGCGGACCAGGCGGCGGAGACCGCGCTCGCCTCCGGGCGGGAGACCTGCGTCGTCATGTGCGACGTCGACGGCCTCAAGCGCGTCAACGACGAGCTGGGCCACGACGCCGGCGACGACCTGCTGCGCGCCGTCGCGGACGTGCTGCGGCGCGCCGCGGACGCGATCCCCGGCGCGACGGCCGCACGGATCGGCGGCGACGAGTTCTGCCTCGTCACCGTCGACCAGCCGCGCGAGACCGTCGCCACGACGATGGCGACGACGGTGGCGAAGTTCCCGCTGCCGCACGGCGCGGCGATCTCGTACGGCATCGCGTCGACGGCGGTGATGGGGTCGGTCGAGGCGCGGCACCTGTTCCGTCGTGCCGACCAGGCCCAGTACCAGGCGAAGCGTCGCCGCGCCCGCGCGCGCGCCCGCACCATGCCGGCCATCGCCGACCCCGTGCAGGCGGTCGGGCGACTGACGGCCGGGGGTGCGGTGGCCATCGGTGCTGCGGCCCCCGCCGTGGTGCCGCGGCTGTGCGCGTTCGCCGCGGCCGCCACGGAGACGCTCGGCGGCGACTCGTGGGCGGTCCGCGAGCGCATGCCCGGGTCGCAGACCTTCACGACGGTGGCGCGCGGCGGCAGCCCGGCCGACGCGTCGGAGACGCGCATGCTCACCCTGGAGCGCGACGTCTGGGTCGTCGAGGTCGCAGTCGCGGCCGCGGCGTCGACGGGCCGTCAGGTGCTGACCGCCCTGCGGGCGCTCGTCGCGATCGCCGTCGACGACGTCTCCGCCTGA
- a CDS encoding lytic polysaccharide monooxygenase yields the protein MPPHRTTRRTLGGVAATAVVATALVVIPTAAQAHGGLTNPATRTYACYKDGLAGGEAAGESGNMRPTNPACLNAFNDNSYGFYNWFGDLLGTIDGRHETIADGKLCGPDSRFAGFNTPSSAWPTTKVTPGQTMTFQYAAVARHPGYFTTWITKDGWNQNEPIGWDDLEAAPFDRVQDPPLREGGPAGPEYWWNAKLPSNKSGKHVLFNIWERTDSPESFYNCVDVDFGGGGPIPTPTPTPTPTPTPTPTPTPTPTPTPTPTPTPTPTPTPTVPTDSVCEVEVGVVNAWQGGFQGDVTVFNATMEPVNGWEVSWKFSNGESVQQAWNATTTQSGTTVTAKNVAWNSTIAHHNAVSFGFIGSGTPKTVASATLNGNPCIVR from the coding sequence ATGCCCCCACACCGCACCACCCGCCGCACCCTGGGCGGCGTCGCCGCCACCGCGGTGGTGGCCACGGCTCTGGTCGTCATCCCCACCGCCGCGCAGGCGCACGGCGGGCTCACGAACCCCGCGACGCGGACGTACGCCTGCTACAAGGACGGCCTGGCGGGCGGCGAGGCCGCCGGCGAGTCCGGCAACATGCGGCCGACGAACCCGGCGTGCCTCAACGCGTTCAACGACAACAGCTACGGCTTCTACAACTGGTTCGGCGACCTGCTCGGCACGATCGACGGCCGGCACGAGACGATCGCGGACGGCAAGCTCTGCGGTCCCGACTCGCGCTTCGCCGGCTTCAACACGCCGTCCTCGGCGTGGCCGACGACCAAGGTCACGCCGGGTCAGACGATGACGTTCCAGTACGCCGCGGTCGCGCGTCACCCGGGCTACTTCACGACCTGGATCACCAAGGACGGCTGGAACCAGAACGAGCCGATCGGCTGGGACGACCTCGAGGCCGCGCCGTTCGACCGTGTGCAGGACCCGCCGCTGCGCGAGGGCGGCCCCGCCGGTCCCGAGTACTGGTGGAACGCGAAGCTGCCCTCGAACAAGAGCGGCAAGCACGTCCTGTTCAACATCTGGGAGCGCACCGACAGCCCGGAGTCGTTCTACAACTGCGTGGACGTCGACTTCGGTGGCGGCGGGCCGATCCCGACCCCGACTCCGACGCCGACTCCGACTCCGACTCCGACGCCGACGCCGACGCCGACGCCGACGCCGACGCCGACGCCCACGCCGACGCCCACGCCGACTCCCACGCCGACGGTCCCCACCGACTCCGTCTGCGAGGTCGAGGTGGGCGTCGTGAACGCGTGGCAGGGCGGCTTCCAGGGCGACGTCACGGTGTTCAACGCCACGATGGAGCCCGTCAACGGCTGGGAGGTGAGCTGGAAGTTCAGCAACGGTGAGTCCGTCCAGCAGGCGTGGAACGCCACGACGACCCAGTCCGGCACCACCGTGACCGCCAAGAACGTCGCGTGGAACTCGACCATCGCGCACCACAACGCGGTGTCGTTCGGTTTCATCGGCTCGGGCACCCCGAAGACCGTCGCCAGCGCGACGCTCAACGGCAACCCCTGCATCGTCCGCTGA
- a CDS encoding S1 family peptidase, with the protein MDRDEAREAKAHAAAAARTLAGRSVRASTAGASVAPLSVGLSPRGDGGYAVALRYRLGLPGVRSLARRVAAEVSRTGAVVEVRRTGRIRALTDVGGASTGVGDVGAVVPGPRPPVATAQALGETGRVRPLRPGVSIAHVDVSAGTLGAFVLVGGALHVLSNYHVLAGSPAARPGDLVLQPGPADGGYAPRDRVGTLAAVAPLTPGTTATVDAAVALLDDTDVDARYPVGYITRTAQAVGGETVGKIGRTTSVTAGRVTAIELDDVVVGYGDELGNLRFDDQIEIEGTGVGPFSRGGDSGSLVYREDGVALGLLFAGSETGGDNGRGLTYVNPIDAVLGALDATLLA; encoded by the coding sequence ATGGACCGGGACGAGGCACGGGAGGCCAAGGCGCACGCCGCGGCGGCGGCACGGACGCTGGCGGGGCGCAGCGTGCGCGCGTCGACGGCCGGGGCGTCGGTCGCGCCGCTGTCCGTCGGGCTGTCGCCACGCGGCGACGGCGGGTACGCCGTCGCCCTGCGGTACCGGCTCGGCCTGCCGGGTGTGCGCAGCCTCGCGCGCAGGGTCGCCGCCGAGGTCTCCCGCACCGGGGCCGTCGTCGAGGTCCGCCGCACGGGCCGCATCCGGGCGCTGACCGACGTCGGCGGCGCGAGCACGGGCGTCGGGGACGTGGGCGCCGTCGTGCCCGGGCCGCGCCCCCCGGTCGCCACGGCGCAGGCGCTCGGCGAGACGGGACGCGTCCGCCCGCTGCGCCCCGGCGTCTCGATCGCCCACGTCGACGTCAGCGCCGGAACGCTGGGCGCGTTCGTGCTGGTCGGCGGCGCGCTGCACGTGCTGTCGAACTACCACGTGCTCGCGGGCTCGCCGGCGGCACGTCCGGGCGACCTGGTCCTGCAGCCCGGGCCCGCGGACGGCGGCTACGCCCCCCGGGACCGGGTCGGCACGCTCGCGGCCGTCGCACCGCTCACCCCGGGGACCACGGCGACGGTCGACGCGGCCGTCGCCCTCCTCGACGACACGGACGTGGACGCGCGGTACCCCGTCGGGTACATCACCCGGACCGCGCAGGCCGTGGGCGGCGAGACCGTCGGCAAGATCGGGCGCACGACGTCCGTGACCGCCGGCCGGGTCACCGCGATCGAGCTCGACGACGTGGTCGTCGGGTACGGCGACGAGCTGGGCAACCTGCGCTTCGACGACCAGATCGAGATCGAGGGCACCGGCGTCGGTCCGTTCTCGCGCGGCGGGGACTCCGGGTCCCTGGTGTACCGCGAGGACGGCGTCGCGCTCGGACTGCTCTTTGCCGGTTCGGAGACGGGGGGCGACAATGGTCGTGGGCTGACGTACGTCAACCCCATCGATGCCGTCCTCGGGGCGCTCGACGCGACGCTGCTCGCGTGA
- a CDS encoding DUF6458 family protein yields the protein MGIGGGIALLVIGAILSFGISDRLEGIDLTVIGYICMGAGALALILVTAFNSQRTNTTHRQVVEHHEDPAVARPAVAPQAAAPAAPQAAPQAAPQAAPQAAPPTVPPTA from the coding sequence ATGGGCATCGGTGGCGGCATCGCACTCCTGGTGATCGGGGCGATCCTCTCGTTCGGGATCTCGGACCGGCTCGAGGGCATCGACCTGACGGTCATCGGCTACATCTGCATGGGGGCGGGCGCGCTGGCGCTCATCCTCGTGACCGCGTTCAACTCGCAGCGCACCAACACGACGCACCGCCAGGTCGTCGAGCACCACGAGGACCCGGCGGTCGCCCGCCCGGCGGTGGCCCCGCAGGCGGCGGCACCGGCCGCTCCGCAGGCGGCCCCTCAGGCGGCCCCTCAGGCGGCACCGCAGGCGGCGCCTCCGACGGTCCCCCCGACCGCCTGA
- a CDS encoding NUDIX domain-containing protein, with translation MGWQTVSSRVVHENAWITVRQDDVLAPDGRPGQYGVVEVRPSVFVVALTDDDEVVLVTTDRYTTGPGSVEVPAGGTDGQEPLVAAQRELAEEVGLVARDWTPVGTVDALNGVARAVEHVFVARRLSPVADADATGREQAAEGITAVRTVPFADALAMVRSGEIRDGETVAALALAALHLGRLV, from the coding sequence ATGGGCTGGCAGACCGTCTCGTCACGCGTCGTCCACGAGAACGCGTGGATCACGGTCCGGCAGGACGACGTGCTCGCCCCCGACGGGCGCCCGGGCCAGTACGGCGTGGTCGAGGTGCGGCCGTCGGTCTTCGTCGTCGCGCTGACCGACGACGACGAGGTCGTGCTGGTCACCACCGACCGGTACACCACCGGGCCGGGCTCGGTGGAGGTGCCCGCGGGCGGCACCGACGGGCAGGAGCCGCTGGTCGCGGCGCAGCGCGAGCTGGCCGAGGAGGTCGGCCTCGTGGCGCGCGACTGGACGCCCGTCGGCACCGTCGACGCGCTCAACGGCGTGGCGCGGGCCGTCGAGCACGTGTTCGTCGCGCGCCGCCTGTCACCCGTCGCCGACGCCGACGCCACCGGACGGGAGCAGGCCGCCGAGGGGATCACCGCGGTGCGCACCGTCCCGTTCGCGGACGCCCTGGCGATGGTCCGCAGCGGCGAGATCCGCGACGGTGAGACGGTGGCCGCGCTCGCGCTGGCGGCCCTGCACCTCGGCCGGCTCGTCTGA
- a CDS encoding LacI family DNA-binding transcriptional regulator: MPAAARRPTLTAVAERAGVSIATASKVVNRHSDVAPATRARVESAVAELGYRTPGARNAETRRIVEFMVDKLGSPYAMEVLRGVTLAAEEADVDVTVSRVRRGGGDRPEPPSSWTRRLISARRTGAIVVTAQVTETTYDSIARARLPVVVIDPLHLTTPELVSVGSTNWSGGRTATEHLLALGHTRIAMIGGPEASMSALARADGFRSACQRADVAVDPALVRHVAFDHDAAQRAADAILRLDEPPTAILASSDEQALGVLEAARRLGVVVPRDLSVVGYDDTYVAAWTNPPLTAVRQPLQDIGRVALRTVLAMDEGRQPDSHHIELATTLVVRDSTAPPRA; this comes from the coding sequence ATGCCCGCAGCCGCACGGCGCCCGACGCTCACCGCCGTCGCCGAGCGCGCCGGCGTGTCGATCGCCACGGCCTCGAAGGTCGTCAACCGGCACAGCGACGTCGCGCCCGCGACCCGCGCACGCGTCGAGTCGGCCGTCGCCGAGCTCGGCTACCGCACGCCCGGGGCACGCAACGCCGAGACGCGTCGCATCGTGGAGTTCATGGTCGACAAGCTCGGCAGCCCGTACGCGATGGAGGTGCTGCGCGGCGTCACGCTCGCCGCCGAGGAGGCCGACGTCGACGTCACCGTCTCCCGCGTCCGCCGCGGCGGCGGCGACCGCCCCGAGCCGCCGTCGAGCTGGACCCGGCGCCTCATCTCCGCCCGGCGCACCGGCGCCATCGTCGTGACCGCGCAGGTCACCGAGACGACGTACGACAGCATCGCCCGCGCCCGCCTGCCCGTCGTCGTCATCGACCCGCTGCACCTGACCACGCCGGAGCTCGTGTCCGTCGGCTCGACCAACTGGTCCGGCGGGCGCACCGCCACCGAGCACCTGCTCGCCCTCGGGCACACCCGCATCGCGATGATCGGCGGCCCCGAGGCCTCCATGAGCGCGCTGGCCCGCGCCGACGGCTTCCGGTCGGCCTGTCAGCGCGCCGACGTCGCCGTCGACCCCGCGCTCGTCCGGCACGTCGCGTTCGACCACGACGCCGCGCAGCGCGCCGCCGACGCGATCCTGCGCCTCGACGAGCCACCCACCGCCATCCTCGCGAGCAGCGACGAGCAGGCGCTCGGGGTGCTCGAGGCCGCCCGCCGGCTCGGCGTCGTCGTCCCGCGCGACCTGTCGGTCGTCGGGTACGACGACACGTACGTCGCGGCCTGGACCAACCCGCCCCTGACGGCCGTGCGTCAGCCCTTGCAGGACATCGGTCGCGTCGCCCTGCGCACGGTCCTCGCGATGGACGAGGGCCGCCAGCCCGACTCGCACCACATCGAGCTCGCGACGACCCTCGTCGTGCGCGACTCGACCGCCCCGCCGCGCGCGTGA
- a CDS encoding extracellular solute-binding protein, producing the protein MSSTTARRVRATAAVIGAALALAACGSGTQPQLGGATGGATGGGSGDAAIVWGLEGGQSDSYQAAVDRWNADHPDQPIELQMFGNEGYKDKLRIALGAGQGPDLMFSWGGAALQAYVDEGYVDPIEDPAIIDRHLPAVLDTVTFDGKVYGAAINNMQPVVILYNDAVFRQVGATPPTTWDELVELVPVFEAQGIAPIALAGQSKWPQLPYLGYLVDRIGGPEVFDAVIANEPDAWSHPAVTQALTEIQDLVEAGGFVDDYASIAYETGAADALLYTGRAAMMVVLSQAYSNIKNAAPDFVEAGDLKAVPFPAYDGGTGDPANLVGNPSNFWSVNAAATDEHKETVTAFLAEQVMNDEYIGEILDRSAVPGVTTAREQIAERDDAFAGLVVDLTEAAPHFQLSWDQAITPSQAEQLTTHLDRIFLLQSTPEEFVAEMNATLDAK; encoded by the coding sequence ATGAGTTCCACCACTGCACGGCGGGTGCGGGCGACCGCTGCCGTCATCGGCGCCGCACTCGCCCTGGCCGCCTGCGGGTCCGGCACCCAGCCACAGCTCGGAGGCGCGACCGGCGGCGCGACCGGCGGCGGGAGCGGCGACGCCGCGATCGTCTGGGGCCTCGAGGGCGGCCAGTCCGACTCCTACCAGGCGGCCGTCGACCGCTGGAACGCCGACCACCCGGACCAGCCCATCGAGCTGCAGATGTTCGGCAACGAGGGCTACAAGGACAAGCTGCGCATCGCCCTGGGCGCGGGCCAGGGCCCCGACCTGATGTTCAGCTGGGGCGGCGCGGCCCTCCAGGCGTACGTCGACGAGGGCTACGTCGACCCCATCGAGGACCCCGCGATCATCGACCGGCACCTGCCCGCGGTGCTCGACACCGTGACGTTCGACGGCAAGGTGTACGGCGCCGCCATCAACAACATGCAGCCCGTCGTGATCCTCTACAACGACGCCGTCTTCCGGCAGGTCGGGGCGACGCCCCCGACCACCTGGGACGAGCTGGTCGAGCTCGTGCCGGTGTTCGAGGCGCAGGGCATCGCCCCCATCGCGCTGGCCGGGCAGTCGAAGTGGCCGCAGCTGCCGTACCTGGGCTACCTCGTCGACCGCATCGGCGGCCCCGAGGTCTTCGACGCGGTCATCGCCAACGAGCCCGACGCCTGGTCCCACCCGGCGGTCACGCAGGCCCTCACCGAGATCCAGGACCTGGTGGAGGCCGGTGGCTTCGTCGACGACTACGCGTCGATCGCGTACGAGACGGGCGCGGCCGACGCGCTGCTCTACACCGGGCGCGCGGCCATGATGGTCGTCCTGTCGCAGGCGTACTCGAACATCAAGAACGCCGCGCCGGACTTCGTCGAGGCCGGCGACCTCAAGGCCGTGCCCTTCCCCGCGTACGACGGCGGCACCGGCGACCCCGCCAACCTCGTGGGCAACCCGTCGAACTTCTGGTCCGTCAACGCCGCGGCGACCGACGAGCACAAGGAGACGGTGACGGCGTTCCTCGCCGAGCAGGTGATGAACGACGAGTACATCGGCGAGATCCTCGACCGGTCCGCCGTGCCGGGTGTCACGACGGCCCGTGAGCAGATCGCCGAGCGCGACGACGCCTTCGCCGGGCTCGTCGTCGACCTGACGGAGGCGGCGCCGCACTTCCAGCTCTCCTGGGACCAGGCGATCACCCCGTCGCAGGCCGAGCAGCTCACGACCCACCTCGACCGGATCTTCCTGCTGCAGAGCACGCCGGAGGAGTTCGTCGCCGAGATGAACGCGACGCTGGACGCGAAGTGA
- a CDS encoding carbohydrate ABC transporter permease, with translation MTSPVPTVPAGATGTRGGGVPVRRGRERQPVSAWLLAPALILFGGFALVPLGGAVALSFTSWNGLGTPAWLGLDNWGAVLTDDVTWLTLGVTLKVMVGTWLVQTPLSLLLGVYLAPRGRWRAWMAAVYFVALLLSSSAVALVFKNLLDPNFGLAGPSGPAFLQHPWLGDPNTVLAAVILIIAWHFVPLHTLLYQAGARQIPGSLYEAAQLDGAGTVRRFFSITLPQLRYTIVTSSTLMLVGSLTYFDLVFVLTAGGPGYATRLLPLHMYLTGFTATEMGRASAIATILAVVGLCLSLGLTRLSGFSRMQSQQEGL, from the coding sequence GTGACGTCACCCGTCCCGACCGTCCCCGCGGGTGCCACCGGCACCCGCGGGGGCGGGGTCCCCGTCCGGCGGGGACGCGAGCGTCAGCCCGTCTCGGCGTGGCTCCTCGCGCCCGCGCTGATCCTCTTCGGCGGGTTCGCGCTCGTCCCGCTCGGCGGCGCGGTCGCGCTGTCGTTCACGTCGTGGAACGGTCTGGGCACGCCCGCGTGGCTCGGCCTGGACAACTGGGGTGCGGTCCTCACCGACGACGTCACGTGGCTGACGCTCGGGGTCACCCTGAAGGTCATGGTCGGCACCTGGCTCGTCCAGACGCCGCTGAGCCTGCTGCTCGGCGTCTACCTCGCCCCGCGCGGCCGGTGGCGGGCGTGGATGGCGGCGGTGTACTTCGTGGCGCTGCTGCTGTCGTCGTCCGCGGTCGCGCTGGTGTTCAAGAACCTGCTGGACCCGAACTTCGGCCTCGCCGGCCCCTCCGGCCCGGCGTTCCTGCAGCACCCCTGGCTCGGGGACCCGAACACGGTGCTCGCCGCGGTCATCCTCATCATCGCGTGGCACTTCGTCCCGCTGCACACGCTGCTGTACCAGGCGGGCGCGCGGCAGATCCCCGGGTCCCTGTACGAGGCCGCGCAGCTCGACGGCGCCGGCACCGTGCGCCGCTTCTTCTCGATCACCCTGCCCCAGCTGCGCTACACGATCGTCACGTCCTCGACGCTCATGCTCGTCGGGTCCCTGACGTACTTCGACCTCGTGTTCGTCCTCACCGCCGGCGGCCCCGGCTACGCCACGCGCCTGCTGCCGCTGCACATGTACCTCACCGGCTTCACCGCCACCGAGATGGGCCGCGCCAGCGCGATCGCCACCATCCTCGCCGTCGTCGGCCTGTGCCTGTCGCTGGGCCTGACGCGCCTGTCCGGGTTCAGCAGGATGCAGAGCCAGCAGGAGGGTCTGTGA
- a CDS encoding carbohydrate ABC transporter permease, translating to MVTTEATAPAATTPSEPVQRRRDRRRVNVPGGLGSLLWLSVVIVPVYWVLVTSLRTQQHFFVDHPLGLPTAPTLDNYRQVVDSGFDRYLLNSVVVTVGAVALTIAVALLAAYTITRNTSRFVARSFSVFLLGLAIPLQAAIVPIFYMITKMGLYDTLLALVLPTAAFAVPITVIILVNFLRDIPRELFESMRVDGAGEWQVLVRLVLPLSRPAIATVAIYDGLNAWNGFLFPLVLTQSPDQRVLPLALWAFQGELTINVPAVMAAVVLSALPIFLLYLIGRRQLVAGLTAGFGK from the coding sequence ATGGTCACGACCGAGGCGACGGCGCCCGCCGCGACCACGCCGTCCGAGCCGGTGCAGCGTCGTCGCGACCGTCGTCGCGTCAACGTCCCCGGCGGTCTCGGCTCGCTCCTGTGGCTCTCCGTGGTCATCGTGCCCGTGTACTGGGTGCTGGTCACGAGCCTGCGGACCCAGCAGCACTTCTTCGTCGACCACCCCCTGGGCCTGCCCACCGCGCCGACGCTCGACAACTACCGCCAGGTCGTCGACAGCGGGTTCGACCGCTACCTGCTCAACTCGGTCGTCGTGACCGTCGGAGCCGTCGCCCTGACCATCGCGGTCGCGCTCCTCGCGGCGTACACGATCACGCGCAACACCTCGCGGTTCGTCGCCCGGTCGTTCTCGGTGTTCCTGCTGGGCCTGGCGATCCCGCTGCAGGCCGCGATCGTCCCGATCTTCTACATGATCACCAAGATGGGCCTGTACGACACGCTCCTCGCGCTCGTGCTGCCCACGGCGGCGTTCGCGGTGCCCATCACCGTGATCATCCTCGTCAACTTCCTGCGGGACATCCCGCGCGAGCTGTTCGAGTCCATGCGCGTGGACGGCGCCGGGGAGTGGCAGGTGCTCGTGCGCCTCGTCCTGCCGCTGAGCCGGCCCGCCATCGCGACCGTCGCCATCTACGACGGCCTCAACGCGTGGAACGGCTTCCTCTTCCCCCTCGTGCTCACCCAGAGCCCCGACCAGCGCGTGCTGCCCCTCGCGCTGTGGGCGTTCCAGGGTGAGCTCACCATCAACGTGCCCGCCGTCATGGCGGCCGTCGTCCTGTCGGCGCTGCCGATCTTCCTGCTGTACCTCATCGGACGTCGTCAGCTCGTGGCCGGCCTCACCGCCGGCTTCGGCAAGTGA